The nucleotide window GAGGAGTTTCCAGGGGACGTATTTAGTTCAGCGTGACTTTTAATTTTCAGTGACATGTTTAAAAATCCCAGTataaccagtgtgtgtgtgtgtggctttaaaCACCAGCTGCCTCTGTCAGGGTTTGAGTTTCTGACCGGGCCGTCTGTTTTCTCGCCTCCTAAACTCAGTCAAACCTGAAAGATGAGCTGTGTGTGCCGAGCCTGTATGTcacataccaacacacacacatggtcgGTTTGGCTTCAGGGAGGCTGGAAATacaaccccccaccaccacctccaccctcaccccccccccctcgtcCATGGCTATATCCTGATCTGGCCCCTCGACTCCTCTGTCACAGAGTAAAAATAGATGCTGCTGCTTACACATCAATACTGGCCTGAgtgtctcagtttgtttttaatgatgcGTTCATGGACCAGATAaaacttcagctgtttcagGCTAAAGTTcgcccttcaaaataaaagtctctcCTTTTTAGTAACGTTTGGCTGAAGTTAGAATAATTCATGAACtcataaatgtttttacaatcgatcattttgtctttaaaacccaaaaagattcagtttactgtgagataaaatgaccaaaatgcttttttctatttttaaattttgcttgaaaaatgactgaaacaattaattgataatcATGATGAGGCGATCAGTTGTTGCAGCTCTGGATCGTCTGATCACAGATGTGTGTTCCCAAGGTTAAGCATCAAACTTAATAAATTAACTAAATTGgttaataaaacatcagaaaactgaaaaatgtctcaTCACAACCAGTTTTTCCAAAAATGAAGcaaagaaaagatggaaatCCTCACAAATGATCTTTCTGTCGATCAGCTGATTGATCTGACATCTCAGTCGAGCTTTTTTGTCCCTGATCTCGATCCCAGTTCACTTGATATTTATGGATCTGATCTGTGTAAAGATTAACTGAGAAGATTCGACGTTGACGTATTGGATCTGTTTGagccacagaaaatgaaactgttgGTCGATTTCATCAATTAGTTAATTGACATAAAAagaatttcagtcatttttcaagcaaaaatagtgaaaaacagCTTCTGATTTTCAGGATTTGACACTTTAAATGTCAATAGATGGATATTTTTTGAGGGATTTTGGACTGTTACTCGTCGGGGCAGGACTcaggacctctgggggtgtcccctggatcagactgggatctgggagaggacagagaaagacttCAAACCCAGTATAACCTCTGTAATGGTTTTTGTAGCATGTTTTGTTTACGTAAACCACTTCTGCAAAATCCTCTCAGTTCTGCTTCTGTCTGATCGCTCAGACGTCTCAGGGTCAAACCTGTGAGTCGAAGACCAGAATCTGCAGATCTGAGGTCAGTGTCGTGTTCGTGTTGTATCAGATTTACGACACGTTTGTGTGACCGCAGATCATCCACGCAGAGAGAGAGCGGTTAGAGGGTGGAGGTTTTCTCCGTCATCTTTCACCTGGTTGGATCTGATCAGCTGTCAGCTCCtcgctgcagctgcaggaggaagctgcttcatttgtttggctgctgatgagttcaaacaggaaacaaaatgcaaaacaacacacacgTGTTGTAGTTTTGGTTCAACCAGGATCAGAGGCGAGATTACTGACTCATCAGAGTAATTTAACAGATTACAAATAAAGTCTCCCAGGCTTCGTCGACAATCAGTTTTACGTTTTGTCGTGTTGAGTCCTCGTAATTCCTCGTAAATCAAAAGAATTAACTCTTCATCTGAGAAAAACGATGTACAAACTGATTAAGTTAACAGCGACTCAACTGACCGACATCTGAACCACCATCGTACCGTTTAGGGAGCGGAGTTAAACTGGCTTCGTATTACAGGCCTCAGGTGTCAGATCACATCATAACAGCAgaagttcttcttcttctgacaAGTGTCACCTTCGATCGATCCGGTTCAGACTGATTCTCACGGGTCAGCAGTTTTCTGAGGCCTGAACCATGAAGCAGGATTAGAGGTTAGcgaggtaacttcaggtttaactccAGGTATAAGACGGTGGTTCACTGAACAGTTTGGTTTGCTGAATATTTTATAACGATTTATAACGGAATAACGATTAAAGACATTAAGAAGAAATCCTCAGCCTGACTGGAAATGATTTCTACTGTTTCACCTTGTTAAACATCATTCTCGGACGTTGCTGTAACTGAATTAACCTGCAGGTGTCAGCGTTTCTTCTCATGTTACGTTAAGTTCTGATAAAGTTGCTTGAAATTAACTTGACTCCGGAAGCTTAACGAGTTGATAACCAGCGTCGTGCGGCGGTTTAGTGAAGTCAGATAACGAACaggtgttttttcttctgatgTTTGTGGTcgagtttttcttctctgacctcctcctccgtcgtcttcctctcctcctccaggagcTAACCGATCTGTCCAGAGATCCTCCGGCTCAGTGCTCCGCCGGACCTGTCGGTGAAGACAGTGAGTCCATGTTTActtttcttcacacacacacaaacacacactgtttgttgTTGGATATCTGCCTCATTAACCtgctttctttccctttttctttctctccagtgtTTCATTGGCAAGCTACTATTATGGGGCCTGTAAGTATCAAACAGCAACATGTCCtcacttgttttttaaataaatgtcgACAGTCGAGTTAAATCGTTGTTTGTTGTAGatacattttcactttaaaaacatcagaaatcAGAAATAATCTCTGTCCAGACTCAGTGttaatgtattaatgtgtaacctgtgttgttgtgtctgtgttttcctgctgcagcctgacaGTCCATACCAGGGAGGGGTTTTTTTCCTGACTATTCATTTCCCTACAGATTATCCCTTCAAACCACCCAAGGTCAGTGAACGCCTCCTCCCAGACTCAGAAACATTTGTCCCtgctttttttgtattttaagtctttgttttttgattAACCTTTATCCTTTAACCTAAAATACTGGTTCTGGACTCAGTTCTCACTAGAGATCAGCATTTGAGGAAGTTTCCTTGATCAGTCATCGGGTAAATTAacttgattattgattaatcattattttttatactgaaaatgccTGTGGCTactaaagaaagtgtgtttttatactCCAATGAAATTAAAGTCCATCAACAATCCTCTGAAACTAAACCTCTGAGTCAAACccaacaaattaacaaaccaaagctacaaCAGAGGTCACCTTGGCTGTTCGTCGCTGCTTGTTTGACGCTTATCAAACAATCAATCGATCGAGCAAATAATCAGCTgaggatgaaatgaaatcacCCAGATGCTGCGTCTCCTCGTCTCTTTTTAGCGATGAAGTTTAAAGAGGAAGACGAGCGCTGTGGCTGAGATCGTTTTCATCTCGTCCACAGACTCTGTTTGTATCCTGCTGCTGAATGTTGATCTCCTGTTTCTTCCATCAGGTCGCCTTCACAACCAGAATTTATCACCCAAATATTAACAGTAACGGCAGCATCTGCTTGGATATATTGAGATCACAGTGGTCTCCAGCATTAACTATCTCTAAAGGTAAGAAACACCCTGCGTACGATGTGAACAGATACAGATTCATCTGTCGACTGTTAAACgttcctcctgtttttctctccacagtccTTTTGTCCATTTGTTCTCTGTTATGTGACCCAAACCCTGACGACCCGTTAGTGCCAGAGATCGCCCGCATCTACAAAACAGACCCTGTTAGGTGAGTTCACACCTGTTCAAACTAAAACCTGCAACACAGGCCGAGCCAGCATCGACACAACTGTAAACCTGTTGAACGTTGTTTTGTAAACAACTGTTTGATGAGTTCACACCAGCAGAATAAAAACGACAACACAGAGCGAGTTACCGTCTAAAACAGACGCTGTTCTGTtgattttagaaataaaataaagtgataAAATCCAGGAATTTTAGtgaaaaacatcataaaaacacagttctCCCTCCATTTAGAAGCTTctttaacatgttttctttcaaactagtagaaagaaaatactcatttagatgtttattttactacattttgtctgtttgtgtgtagatTTCAACTTCAGTTCATATCTGTAAAGGCTGTTTTATCAAAATGAGTTTTTTCTCGCACTCTGAGTCAGAAatctcctcctcagctgctctTACAGTCACCAAACCTTCCAGTTTTACTCCTGTGGATATTCTGAAGGTTTGTACTGAGGGGTCTGTTCGTGTATCATCCACAGCCTGATTTATAGAACATTTtataacaaaaaacagctgGTTCAGTTTAAGCCGGAGTCCAGGGCCAGAGCAGATGAAGAGAATTAAATCTGTGAATTAAAGAGTTTGGTTTAAAGGTAAAATCAGGTGCAGGGAGGCAGTTAGATCTAGATCTACCCTGAATCAGAGACCTGTGCCGAGGTTTCTAACCCGAGTGTCCTGCTCGTTGGTCTCAGGTATAACAGACTAGCCAGGGAGTGGACAGAGAAGTATGCCATGCTGTGAGGGGTAAGAGCCGAGCAGAGTGACTCACctgagctgcctgctgctgctgaagcacGTCGATGCAAAGCATGgctccaaaaacaaacactgctgctccGTGGTTTTTACCTGcatgagacacaaaaacagagaagatgaagcagagagagagaaaaacaaaaaacacctgcGGACTTTCTGGTTCTGTCACAGTCAAATAGGTCCTGGTTTTCATTTCCAGAATATATTTTTAACTATAAACTAACAGATGGTGAAGTTTaatcagtcacagaaacactttattttctgtattttcagtttctcttaTCAGAGGTTTTAAAGCTGTgatgttgaataaaacaaactcaaagatataacatgttaatgaaGCAGAGGTTGTTAGGATTGTGTGTATCTACAGTATTTAGACAGTTACACGTGTTTTTAAAGAGTCTCAGCTTTAATCTGAGCAGGTTTACGTCAATATTGAAgtggaagaaacaaaaaaacgcTTCCTCCGAcacattctgtcttttctgcGTCGTTCAACATTTATTAACGTGAAGAAACTCAACACAGCGGCACAGAAGCTCCACCGCCACCTACAGTTTTACTGGTGTAATCACAGAGCAAAGCTCAAGTATTAATGCTCACGGCGGAGTGGGGTCTGTGTCGATCCTTCACACAAATATAAACCGAGCTTTaagaggtgaagaagaagatgaagctCGAAATGTCAAAGGTCGCTGGTCACATGAGAAACTAAAGCTCGAGTCCTGTGAAGGAGCAGAAAACGAGTCTCTCCAGGATGTCTTCACGACCAGAACCGCAAACTGTCCCACAGACATCCTAAAATACGTCCAAACAGTCCAACGGAAAGTTTGACAAGACAAGGAAAAACTTGATTTTTAGGATTTAGTCGACGTTCTTGCCGCAGAATTCTGAACCATGTTAAGAGTTTTAGTACAGATGTGTTAGAATCATCAATCAGGatttcagaaagaaaagactAAACCTCCTCAGATTAAAACGAAGATCTGTCTAAATACTGTaaagagagactgtgtgtgtgtgtgtgtgtgtgtgtgtgtgttttgaggcaTGGCATCGtccctgcagtgtgtgtgttcaccacCTGACGgtcctcacctgtgtgtgtttgtgttttttacctGCAGGTACAACAAGACAGCTCAGGACTGGACTCAGAAATACGCCATGTGATCCACCTCCGACTCTCACTGCTGGAATAAAAACTTTGATTTTCTCATGTGGccccttcctccccccttcctcccctcctccccctctcctctcctccctcccccaccgGTCTCTCATCAGACGATAACAGCAATttgttcacattattttgtcCCTCGTCCTCAACTCTAACGCTTTTAAAATCCCTTTCTTTGcccttttctctgctttctaaaaaataaaaataaaacgaACAGTGAAGGGCTGAGGACTCTGAGCTGTGAATGTGCCAACTGCAAAACCACAAACCAGAGTGGACTCACTCACTGAGGAGAGAACtgttacaataaataaaaagctgcaggagaatatgaatatataataataatttaatgcaTGTCAGTGATTGGTTCATGTGCTGCTGAGAACAGATTTGtccactttaaaaaaagaagaagaagaaacgaCAGCTTTCTTTTGGGAGTTTAttctgttcatgtgtttttttttcttcttgtttttgaggtttttgtttttagacaAAGAGCCGTTAGTTCATCATTCATCCACAACACTGTTCTCCTCTTTTTGCACTGAAGATGAAACTCAAAGCTCTCGGCGGCTGATTGATCAACTAATAgctctgtgatgtttttttttctcaataaaGTTGGAACAAATTGCAAGTTCTGGTGTCGCCCTGTTTTTGTTTCGTCGTGTAATGGTTTCACCTACCACCTGGGGAAGTCCTGGAATACCTGGAAAGTTTGGCAATGGGGTTTCCAGGCCTGGAAAAACACCtggaaaacaagaggaaaaaggTCGGTGACATTTCAGATGCTTTATCTTGACCCGGTGTCAGCtcagtgaaaaaatatatatattctacTTGTTTTTGAAGCTTTCGACCACATTTCATTGTCTTCTTCTGCAGATTAATTCACTCGGTTGTCATGGAGATTACTAGAAATGTCTCCATCTGCAGAGGAAGGCCATGAGCTGTGGTCGAAAGCCTCAAAAACAAGACATGAGTGagagtttttgttgttgagctACAAAATGTGTGTAACTGACAGTAGAGGAAGTACTCTAATTAGTGATTAAGTGTAAAGGTGGAGCTAATGTTGattaatttataaaataaagtCTTACCTGTAATAATCCATCACAGTTCAATTTATTAACCTGAGTCTTCAAAGtaagaaaagtataaaaataaatgtagaaaacaaaaactaaactaaaatacagtaaattcagTAAATGTATATGGACAATAtattcacaaatatattttaaaaaaacaaattttatttaaaaaataacaacaaaaccaattaTAAGCTCATGATGAACTGTACAGTGCCGGGCAAAGACATAAATATCATCGgttggaaaagaaacaaaaaagctttggattcacactgagaaaaacaaacaaaaactcctCGCAGGTCTGgactacatttcccaaaatgcctctggatttttatttgtgtttttgattaagCTCGGCCAACAGCTTTCCTCCAGGGTCAGAATCAGACGGGAgaaagacaaataataataataaaaataaaaacattaagttcacgtttgttttttttaaacagttttctcagttttcagtgagacagaacagaatttaaaaaacactaaatagataaaaaataaaaatcgttacacatgcacacttatAAAGAACAGTTCCAGATGTTTCCATTATTTTCCTGTGCACGTTTTATATTAAAACAATCTGAACCGATCCTTTAAGGCGAATTATGCCGAGTCCACACTACAGGATTATCTGATGTCATCCAACATGGCCGCCTGCAGGAAAACCAGccgtgtttgttttttgtttttgttgttgtttttcccctAACATCACTGCCGGAGGAGAcgaaagaggaggaggaggagaggatgacgtaagaaggagaggaggaagaggtgatgagggaagaggagaagacacaggaggaagaggaaagagagaagatgaaagagattatggaggaggaggaggaggaggaggaggaggaaaagatgatgagaggaggaagaggaggaggagaatccAGACATCAAGTCTGCGATCGATCGGGGGAAAAGAATTCGTGGCTAAGATCATGTAGTGTGAACTTAGCATCATTAGCCTCTTTAcaatcatttcagcttttataGCACCGTTGCCCCCTGCAGGTCGTCGGACGTCTGTACAGAAACAAAGCTTCACTGCTGCAAACCCTCATAAATCCACCAGGGGGCAGAGCGAGGGCGAGAAACCAGTTAAACAGGTTAAAATCAGTGTGTACGATTTTGGTGAATTATTCCTTTGAACGAGCCGGTGGAGTGTAGTGTGGGCTGAAAACACCAGAGAACAGTTTACGTTTTCTttctagaaaaacaaaaatcagctgttttgtatttttacaaacacacttcctgtttcatcagATAAAAGTTTGACTCGTTTaattaaaaacttgtttttgttgatgagAAACTTTCagcccagaggaggaggaggaggaggaggaggaggaggtgagctCAGCCCGGAGcgatggaggatggaggatgggtGGGTCAGGTCGTTACGCTGTGGATAACTCCACCCCGCTGTCACACACCCCGCTGTCGATCCGAACGTCCACCTTCAGATCCTGAACCTGAGCACACAGAGACtcacctgaggagagagagagagagagagagagctgagtgATGTCGTCGTCatggtgacagagagaaactgtcctccctctttttcctcccccctccctgtTTCCCCAtctcctctctatctctctccctccctcaccctttcttctgtctccctccctccctccctgtctccatCTCAGAGGTGATAAAACGTGATCATGTGATCTTCTCACCTGTCGTCTCATTGGTCATCGGCGTCTCCTCGGCGTCGGAGCGTCGCAGCGCCTCCTCCAGGACGCTCAGCGCTCTGCACTCTCCCACTGACCTCAGACCAGCCAACAGGTCGCTCACCCTCCCACCTGAGACCTGAGAAACAACcgagggtcaaaggtcacgcagagagagacagagagtccgacaggtgtgtgtgtgtgtgtgtgtgtgtgtgtgtgtgtgtgtgagacctcGTAGCTGTCCAGCAGTGTTTTGGCGGGGGAGGGGCTCAGCCTGAAGGCCGTGTTGAGGATCCCCAGACCCAGACTGTGAGCCAGATTCTCCCAGCATCCTTCACTCTCCAGAGCACAACACACCTGCTGCTTCACCTCCACATCCAGGCTCGCCAGGtcgcctacacacacacacacacacacacacacacacacacacacacacacacacacacacgttgatTTTACtcagaaacaaaatgtctgacgacccttttcctccccctccctcgctccctctgcttctctctctgcctccctcctcccactctttctccctccacccctccctctcccactgtccctccttttctctctctccctcttccttcctccctccatccttctctctctttgcccttttcctccctctctccctcccttgctccctctgcttctctctctcccttcctccctccccctctctgtcctccctctctctcccttcctccccctccctctctggcaGAGGTTCAAACCTCAGACTCAAACTAAAacctccttcctgtctctttaCATCCTGGTCTTTCTGAGGCTCTCACCTTGTGGAGGACTGAACGCTCTGTGAGATTCTGGTTCGTACTCTTTCCCGTTCAGGAGCTCCagcacctgcagacacacagagaccacCATGAGTCCAGATCTCTTTAAATCCTAAAACCAGGtctgtgagacacacacagagagaggggggggggtcactgCTGCTGTACCTGTGTGGTGGCGGCCATGTTGAGCGGAGTCGTTCCTGGGATGTagccttcatcttcctcctcttcctccctctgttcatCGCAGCACTCGTCCTCTCTGAAGAACAGCGGCTCGAAGTTTTCTTTATGAGGGTCTGCACCTGAGAGAGTGAGGCGGAGTTAAAGAAGAAGATCTTTTCGTCGTTATTTACCaacaccagactccactgacaaaaacagtgattttaccaagcagagcacaggagctgctgccttgatctgtttgtttgtctgtgttattgagtgactctcagtggtggaggaagtattcagatcctttatttaaataagaaaatcacacaaaaacactaaaaacaagcagcagcGTTACGGCAgcttctgtgttctgctcggtaaaatcactgtttttgtcaatggagtctggtactaaGGATTCTGGTGGGTTTCCTACCTGCAGCCATCAGGAGAGCGGTGAGCTTGACGGAGCCCCTCCCTGCGGCGAtgtggaggggggtggagcCATTAAAGGTGCAGCAGTCCACCTTGGCGTTTCCCTGGTAACAGAACGCATCACATCATTAGATTTAAATCGTTCGCACGCTGCGCTCCGATTGGTCGTTCGGCTCCGTacctccagcagcaggcagccGGCCAGCGACACGTTGTCGGTCTCGGTGGCGAGGTGGAGGCCGGTCCGTCCGCAGCTGCGCTCCTGAGCCTCCACGTCGGCCCCGCcctccagcagctccctgaGGGAGGACAGCTGATTGGCCAGGACGGCCAGGTGGATCGCACACAGACCTGGTAACCGTGGAAACAGGCGGTGAGACGCATCGCCGCACGTTCAGCTCTcctctgttagtgtgtgtcggtgtgtgtgttcacctgctGTGTTGGCCTGGTTCACCAGTCCTCTCAGCGCTCTGTGCCGCAGCAGAAACTGGACcatcccccctccctcctgctggGACGCCAGGTGGAGCGCCGTGTTGCCGTAGCGATCCGTCAGGGTCGGGTCGGCGCCGGCCAGCAGCAGCGCCTCCACCGCCTCCTTCTGCTGCGTGATCACGGCCAGGTGCAAAGGAGTCTGGGACACGGGAGAGGGAGGTGAAGGAGGGGGGTTACGTTACACCTGAGTGatctcacctgtcacctgtcagaCATCTTTGTTTCAGCTCTCGTGTACCTGGTAGAGGTGGTTCCTCATGTTCAGCACTTCCTCTCCCGGCAGAGCAGAGACCACCTGGGTCAGACTCTtcagcgcctcctgctggctgTGGAGGACCGCCAGGTGGAGCCCACTGAGAGGAGCGAGGAGAAAACATAAAGGACTCACTACACCTGCAGATACACGCCACATTTTTCTTCACCACCATTTTGTTTGGAGGCGTGCACACAGGAAGACGAGGAAGAATTTCAAAGTAAAGGCGCGTtttacaaatgattatattgtgaCAGACTGTGATGTTAGTGTTGTATTAGAGTTGGGTAGTATTTTTTCTGATAAATTGTACTTCTAAGGGTCGTTATTTTGCAGAATACTTTTACTCGAGtatttttaagataaaatatttgttgtaCTATAAGTAATAATACGTATAGTAAAGCCTTTCTACAGATGAAAATGTACTGACGTGTCTCCGTCCTCGTCCTGTGCCGTCATCAGGGGGCGCTGCGGAGCCAGCAGGTACGCCGAATCACCTGTTACAGAGTACTGGAAGAGAGCGTCCAGCTGTCGGCTGGTCACCTGAACCAACCGCTCACCTGTGTcgcacactgaaacacaaccaGGAAGTCACTTTAACAAACAGGAAGcggatgtttttctgtgtttccctGGCAGCAGTGGATCTGTACCTGTGTCTGGGTCTGGCTCCACGCtgtcccctccctcctctgcggTCCTCTCCCCGACCTCCACGCCTCCCTCCTGGGCTGCAGCTCGCAGCACAGCCCCCGTCCCCGAGTCGTCGTCGTCATCGTCTGGACCTTCGTCATCGCCGCCGCTGTCGTCTGCTGCGTCGCCCTGAGAGGCTTCAACACAACCTCCACTttgagttttcttttctctgttgagCTAAAATCTTTAAATCTCGTATCTCTGTTATTTCTCACCGTGTTTGatgccgcctcctcctcctcctcctcctcctcctcctcccagacCAGCTGAGTATCCTGTGGAgaaccctcctcctcctccgtaGTTATAGGTAGTAAAACCCTGGAAGTAACCTGgtggacaaaccaaacacacccCAGAACAGAAGTGATCAGAGATTAAATTTAAATCCCAGTTTCCAGCCTCAgcacaccaccacctcctctcacctcctcctcctcctcctgagccAGGAccacctcctgctgctggacctcctccccctcctcctcctcggtacagacctcctcctccacctcctccgtGACCGCTGAAGTCCTGGAAGTTGGGCAGCGtcttctgcctcttcctctgcacctcctctttgtctgaacacacagatatttaataaaaatgagcatttattttatttttatcctgcttttattgtgctgttttttgaaTGGAATAAAGTAAATGAACTAGAGATTCAGTAGGGGGCAGTGTTTACCTGCACTGCTGTTCGCCTTTAAACAACAATCAGATCCCTTCGTTTATAGACCATAAATCTACAGGTGGGTGTCAATTATTTATCAGAACACAACACAAGTTGTTTTGATGGTACTTTATACTGGGTTCAACTGGACACAAAACATGgatttatcagtttattataatCACAAAAGAAGGCAAAACGGAGCACAGCAGGACAGTTTTAGTCCCTACACAGATCTGTTACAGCGACTACAGCGGCTTCataaagtattcagaccccttctatttaattttaaatgataaaattgaTATTTTTGCCCATTTATCTCCATTCAATAATCcataaagacaaactgaaaacacgTTTTCGAATTTATTTAAAGTATAAATCTCCACTAAATCCTCACAGACTGACAAACGACCTGATGAcctctgagctctgtgtgtgggCGGAGCTTCCCGACCTACCTATGATCTGGGGGTGGTAGGTGAAGGGTTTGGGCTCGCTGGTCTCGTTGTCAGACTTCCTCTTCAGCTGCACGAACACCGACGTCGGCTTCTGCAGGTTCTGGTCTCGATACTTCGGAGTCTTGAAGACGATGGCGAACTGACGGCAGAGAACAAACGTCACCATGGTaactttcacttttttatttattatattattctgttctgctgctgttagtcCTGATGCTCATGTGACTCGTGGTGCTGGTCCGCCGAGTCCTCGTACTGACCTGTCTGTGGACGTCTGTCGGTGAGAAATCTCCCAGAGCCTCCCAGGTCAGCCCCGAGTCGTCTTCCTCAAAGAACCGAACCTGGATATcgtctgcaaacacaaaaacacaagtgtgaAATCTTTCTAAAGAcccagactgaacagaaacaggtTATCTGATGTCAGATAATCCCAGGAGAGCTGGACCAAATTGATCTCACTTTGTGGACCAGGCTCCAGACAACTAAAACaaaaggagaagaaacaaacaggagcaaggcaggaaaaaaaatcctgctcccAGCGAGAACCGGGCTCTTCTTCCTGGAGGATTTACATATCGGAGGGGAATTCCCTGGAACTAGACTTCCTCCAACAGAACAAAACGACAAAACGGCTCCGACCAGGAAAAACTTTTCTGGTTTTTCAGAGtcaccagctgcagctgatccaCCTCACTGAGTTTagataaaaaaacaacctcagcCTGAAGGAAACATGACTTCAGAGGCTGAACTTTACAGACAAACACGAACGCATCTTCAGTAATAAACTGATAACATGATGAATACAGGTTGTTACCATCAGGACGGAGGTTCAAGGTTTAAGTTTCTAAATGCTTTgtcttttattgcttttatttttcatgtaaaatcaAAACTTAACAGTCAACAATAAGTGGACTAATCAGTTGACTGATGACCTGATTCGCTGTTTCAGTAATTCATCTGATGAATTTCTTCACACAAACCTCAATCAAACTTTGACATCTTAAGAGCCTGAGAATGAGT belongs to Lates calcarifer isolate ASB-BC8 linkage group LG8, TLL_Latcal_v3, whole genome shotgun sequence and includes:
- the LOC108873753 gene encoding ubiquitin-conjugating enzyme E2 2 isoform X1 — its product is MALKRISKELTDLSRDPPAQCSAGPVGEDMFHWQATIMGPPDSPYQGGVFFLTIHFPTDYPFKPPKVAFTTRIYHPNINSNGSICLDILRSQWSPALTISKVLLSICSLLCDPNPDDPLVPEIARIYKTDPVRYNRLAREWTEKYAML
- the LOC108873753 gene encoding ubiquitin-conjugating enzyme E2 2 isoform X2, which gives rise to MALKRISKELTDLSRDPPAQCSAGPVGEDMFHWQATIMGPPDSPYQGGVFFLTIHFPTDYPFKPPKVAFTTRIYHPNINSNGSICLDILRSQWSPALTISKVLLSICSLLCDPNPDDPLVPEIARIYKTDPVRYNKTAQDWTQKYAM
- the nfkb1 gene encoding nuclear factor NF-kappa-B p105 subunit; its protein translation is MAGDDHYLHTSNQIFDNIMMDPSWEFPHFPAMSQTASLRTVDGPYLQILEQPKQRGFRFRYGCEGPSHGGLPGASSEKNRKTYPTVKICNYQGPARVVVQLVTALTPLPQLHAHSLVGKQCDKGICIADLQPKDSSISFPNLGILHVTKKNVAKTLEERMIEAFRMGYNCGVCIHPEIDALQGEVRVPRDLHEHQRSVISSAATLQAKEMDLSVVRLMFTAFLPDSDGGFSRRLEPVVSEPIYDSKAPNASNLKIVRMDRTAGCVTGGEEVYLLCDKVQKDDIQVRFFEEDDSGLTWEALGDFSPTDVHRQFAIVFKTPKYRDQNLQKPTSVFVQLKRKSDNETSEPKPFTYHPQIIDKEEVQRKRQKTLPNFQDFSGHGGGGGGGLYRGGGGGGGPAAGGGPGSGGGGGGYFQGFTTYNYGGGGGFSTGYSAGLGGGGGGGGGGGGIKHASQGDAADDSGGDDEGPDDDDDDSGTGAVLRAAAQEGGVEVGERTAEEGGDSVEPDPDTVCDTGERLVQVTSRQLDALFQYSVTGDSAYLLAPQRPLMTAQDEDGDTGLHLAVLHSQQEALKSLTQVVSALPGEEVLNMRNHLYQTPLHLAVITQQKEAVEALLLAGADPTLTDRYGNTALHLASQQEGGGMVQFLLRHRALRGLVNQANTAGLCAIHLAVLANQLSSLRELLEGGADVEAQERSCGRTGLHLATETDNVSLAGCLLLEGNAKVDCCTFNGSTPLHIAAGRGSVKLTALLMAAGADPHKENFEPLFFREDECCDEQREEEEEDEGYIPGTTPLNMAATTQVLELLNGKEYEPESHRAFSPPQGDLASLDVEVKQQVCCALESEGCWENLAHSLGLGILNTAFRLSPSPAKTLLDSYEVSGGRVSDLLAGLRSVGECRALSVLEEALRRSDAEETPMTNETTGESLCAQVQDLKVDVRIDSGVCDSGVELSTA